CTGCCTCAGTGGCCCATGAGGCTCACCTGGAGGCCTCCAGACCACTGTGACCCTGTCTGCAGAGGCCACGGGCCTGGAAAAGGGGCTAGAGCACTGGGCCCCATCCACCCTAAGTTCCTCAGACCCGACAGGCTTTGCCACTTGGCCCAAATCCTTGGGCCTCAGTCAGGAAGCTGTTTTATCTGagcatttagaagaaaataatgaggGAGCAGCAAAAGAAAGTCACAGGGCCTGGGTATGTGTCtttccctccctgggcctctgtccTTACAGGTGACCCGTCCCAAGGGGGTCTTTCTTGCCTTCAAGGAAGGAATCTGGAGCCCCCGAGCCAGGACAAGTGCCTCAGCCTCCTGTGTGCAGAGGGATGCGCGCGGAGGAGCCAGTGCCTGGCCCACTCCCAGCTCTGCGGCCCGTCTCCTGGGCCTCACGGAGACCTGCAGAGGCCTGGCTGGGCTGctgctctgtccccaccccccaccccatgaaaACCTTGGGCCTGGGGCCCTGGTGGACCCAGCCTGGCACAGGCTCCACCTGTGCAGGTGCCGGCGGCAGGACCCCCAGTGGGCTTCTAGTAAGTGCCCCAGGCAAGGGGTCATGCCTGGGCCAGACCCCCTCCCACCTGGAGCCACATCCTCTGCTGGCAGAACCACCCAGGATAGCACAGGCAATGGGACAGATTCCTGCGGTTCTCAGGTTCCTCCAGCCCAGGGCAGGCAGGAATCCTGGCCTGAATCCCCGGGCTATGCATCCATGGTCCTAGTGGcccacctcctttccccctttccttgCTACTGTCCTCCAACAGGTGCTGTGGGGGTCCGAGCACGGTGGGAGGAGCCTGACTTCTAGGAGGCTGTGCCTGCAATTCCAGGAGCTGCTGCCAGAGGGCGTGATTTCAGGTACGGGGCAAGGggcagccctccctgccctctcttGGCTGTGGGATCACAAGGCTGAGCTTAGACCTCCAAACTGCAGAGGCCAAAATTCAGTCCCTGAAGGAAAGAATCCCTCCCAAGGCCACCGGAGGGTCACGGGAGACAGTGGCCCTAGTTCTCATCCCCCATGGACTGGAGGAGCTGCAGCTGATTCTAACCAGCACTTGCTCCGTGCTGAGACCATTCACTCCCCCCGCTGAGGGGTGGGCTCTGCTTCTGCTATCTccgttttacaaatgagggaaactgaggcccaaggcagTAGAGGAGTGCAGCAGGGCAGGAGTCTGACCCAGGAGGGCCTGTCCAGCCTCAGAAcaggttgggggagaatgaaggGGTCAGCACGAACAGGACTATCACTTCCTACCCAGGGAATGTTGTGGACGGTTATGCTttcctggggaaactgaggcccagagctggGCTTGGGACCCAGCCTGTTGCTCTATGGCCCTGGACAAGCCcttttccctctctgtgcctcagtttccctacctgcAAAAGAGAGTAGTGAGGTCTCCAGGGGCCCTCTGCCAGGACAGGCTGTGGTGTTAGCCTTAGGGTCTGGTGCATCTTTGTGATGCCGCTGGCCCCCAGCCCCTTGGCCTCCGTCAGGGCACGGGATGGGGGTGCGAGCAGGGGCCCTCTCCCCTGGCAGCTGCCCCTCCTAACTTCCTGTTTACAGCAGCTGCAGAGTCTCATCTCTTCACCCCAAAGCCATTATGATTACCATGGCAACCAGGGCCGTGTTTGTTACAACAGGTTGGCAGAACCTGATGCAAgactgcaggggtggggggcatcaGCTACAAGAGCCTGGCTCAGGACATGCCAAATCCCCAGGGAAGGACAttagctgcccccaccccattcccatcCCCTGCAGAAGGAAGCCAAGGGGCAGCTGGTGGCATGGGATCCAGGCCCCTCCCCTTCTCGCCTGACTCATCTGTCCCAAGCCCTTGTGCATTTCCTGagcacccccgcccccatctgCCTGACTGTGCTGGGTCAGGAGGGAAGCAGGGCCTGGGgccagagcttccagaaggagaaagacacccTGCAGCGCTGTCCCCCCACCCTTGGGGCTCTCCTCCCTGACCCAGGTGGTTCTGTGTCTCATCCTGCACAGACAGGCACCGGCAGCACAGATCTGAGTCTGGATCTAGGAGCTGAGACAGGTGGTGGCCCCACCAGAGTAGTGTCCACCTCAccctggggtgaggagggagcaCCTGGTCCTCTCTGGACTGGGGAATGAAGAAAGCACAGCTGTTCATGGTGGGCTGCCTCCCTGCATGCAGCTCTGCTCTGGAACCTTGCTCCTCCAGACTTTGGCCCTTTCCTCAGCTCAGCTGACCCCTGGCCTCCCCAAAGCCAACTGTCCTTTGCCTCTGGGCCTGAGCTAACGTGGTTAGAAATGAGGTCTTTTGTGGTGAAAACTTCTCCAAACCACAGTCTGATCCCCCAAGTACAAGATATTCTGAGAGTCCAGCAGCATCCACCAAAGGCAGGGCCAGGATCCGGGGACCCTCTGCATCTCAGACAAGTTCAGAACCTCTGAGCAGTCCCCAGGGTTCTCCAAGTGTGGTGGGAGGAGCCTCAGATGATGAGGCCCCAGCCCAGACTTTGGGAATCAGCAGGTCCGggtgggcccagcaatctgtttttacaagctctccaggtgaccACGGCGCGGTGGAGGGGCGCTGAGGATGGGCTGGGAACGGCGTTAGAGGGGGTCCAGCCCAGTAAACCCTGCACGTGGCCCTGCGTGGGCTATGTGGCCGATCACCCCAACAGGTGATCAGAATTGTTGTGGGAGCCCTGGGTTGATGCCTGCAGCGCCCCCTCGCCCCCGGTGCGGACTGTCCCCTCTGAGAAGAGGAGCGGTTAGGCCGACACTGGAGGAGTCCCCAGACCCAGGCCCGCTCTAGGTTGGTGTTGGGGACAGCGCTGGGCCGGGAGGGCGACTTCGGAGATGACTGCGCAGCCTTTACAGAGAAGTCTCAGCTGCGGACCCCGGCATATCTAGTTCGATTTCAGGGGCATATCTAGTTTGGATTCAGCGACTCTGGTTTCCCTCAGGCCCCCAGGAGGGGGTCTTGACGCAGAGCGGAGCCTGCTCCCGCGGTGCACCCACCTGTGGGTTGTCAGACAGCTCCACcctttgggggagggggctgcccggCTGGGCACCGGGCGAGGATCCCTGCGCACCTTGAGACAGGGGGCACAGGGGGTGGGCGCGCGGTGGGAGTCCGcgagggaggcgggggagggacgGAAGCTGGCCCtgagcggcggggcggggccagcaggcccggccccgcccccgccccctgcagcctCTGCGCCGGGCCCCGCGACGCTCAGTCGTCGGCGCGGGCGGCTGCTAGCGGTTGCGCGGCCAGAGCGGCCCCGGAACCCGTGCCGAGCGGGACACCCGCAGGAGCCCGGTCCCCGCGCCTCTGCCTGCCGGTGAGTGCCGCGGTCTCCCGCCCGCCCGTCGAAGCTCGGCCCAGCGCCCCGCCGACGGACAGGAGAACCGCCGGGCCGGCTCCGGCGCCGCGCTCCCCGCCATCCCCGGGCGCCGGGAGGTCGCGAAGACGCGCCGTCGGCCCCGGGGAGACCGAGGCCGGCGCGCGCTTGGAGGAGTGGGCCTCGGGCTTTGCTCTTGCGGCCCTCGGAGCGCGGGAGCCGGACCGGTGGGAGCGGGGGTGCGCACTGCGGAGGGGCCGGGGGACTAGATCTGGGGGGCGCGGGACGCCAGGACCACCACCCGCCGCCGGCCCTCGGGATGCGCAGGGTGACCCCGCTCCGACCGGGCGCCCCATCCCCAGGGAAAGCCGCAGGTGGGCCGGGGCCGAGGACCCTAGAGACGCTCCGCGGGGTTTCCTAGCCAACACTTCAGGGAGGAAGACACCCCAGAGCCCAGTCCCTTCCCCCTCCCGCCGATCCTGGCAGGACCCCTTGTTTCCCCCAAAATCTCTACAGGCGGGTCTGGGTGGGTCCAAAAAAAATACACCTTCACCAGGCTTCCAAACTGCCCCCGAAATGAACGCCCACCAATGAGAAACAGCGCGCAGAACTGGGGGGCCTAAGGTTCCCGCGGGGATCACCAGGAAGAGGGGGGACGGGAGGGAGGGGCGAGAGGGGATGTCACTGAGAGAAGTGGGAGGGAGGAACGCCTCCTGAACAGGTGAGCAAAAACAGGTAAGAGGGGGCCAGGCTGACCGGGTGGGAGAGGACCTCGGAGGAGGAACATAgagcttttcattttaaatgcgTTCATTCTAGAAGCATCTAGCTAGCCTTTTACAGCTGGTCTCAGGCTTCAGAGCTCAAGGTCCACCTACAGAGTTGGTTTACAATACAGATCTCCAGGCCCCTCCCTGGGGATTAGGTGGGGATGAGACCCCAGAGAGCAGTATTTGTAATGGGCATTCCAGGTGACCTGCATCGGGCAGCACAGTGCAGGGAGTCAGTGAGGCCGAGGAGAGATGGGAGCAGGGAATcctatgggggggagggggcagtgggtgcTGGGCTGGGAAGGGACCAAGAAGGCAGCAGGAAGAGCCAGCTGGTGGGGTCAGACATCCTGCCACCCCCCTACAGAAGCCCAGGGCAGCATCAGGCACCCTCCAACCCCTAAGTCTCCAGGGACTGAGAAGGCCCAGCACCCTGAAGGTGTTTATTCACTTCTAGGGTGGCCACCTGGCCACTGGGAACTCTGACTAGAGAGACAGAGCTGGCCCTCCAGTTCAGCTCAGCTGCCCCAGACCCACCTGCTTCAGTGCCACCCCAGCCCCCAAGTGGGCTAGCAGGAGAGAGCTTGGCTTTGAGCCCTGGGCTCGAGTCCTGGCTCTGGGCAGGTCACCCCAGCCCTGGGATGTGAAATGGGACAGTGACATCCAGTTTGTAGATTTATCATTTCCCATTCAACCCTGTGCCTTGGGCACAGCCCGGGAACACAGTGGGCCTGTCACTTTCGGCTGGGCCCCAGTGCCTGTGTGGCGTTCAGCTCCTTGGCCGGCGTCACTATGTTTGTTGGACAAATGGAAGCTGGTGGCCAGGCATGCGCAGGGGTGCagggacagagacacacagaactCAGGAAGCAGTCCCATGGGGCCCATCAGACAGATGGGGGGTTCCCTGCAGCCATGTACCCAGCTCACTCCGCCTCATACAGGGGGGTCGGCCACACACCCACTGTCGATGGCAGCTCTGGGTGAGGTGCTGGGCTGGCTCCTAGGGCCCAGGCTGTTGGGTGCAATGAGGCCATCACTGCTCAGGCAGCCCAGGGTTTCCAGGGGAACAGAGGGAGTTTCTAGGCTCCCAGGATGAGCCATCTCTCCTGGACTTCTGCACCCAGACACCACTATTGCCCCCACTGTGGAAGCGGGCTGaggaagggagcagggaggggccaCACAGCACAGGGGGAGGCCAGCCCACCTGGACCCTGGGACTCAGGCCGAGCCAAGAGCTCAGCACAGGGACACCAGCACCGGGGAGACCTCAACCTCATCCCAGGGCCGCCTGctggctctgtggccttgggcggGTTCCTAACCctgaggcctcagtttccttgtctgagTCGGGGGAGGAGAGCGGCACCCCCTCTCCAGGGCTGGTCTGAGGATTATCAGGGGAGGTGGCCCCCCTTGCCTTGAACATGTTGTTCTCACAGAGAAAGCCCCCCACCCTGCCGCTCAGGCCACTTGGCTTCTGCGTCATCTTTGTCTCTGGGACTGTGAGCCCCGGAGCCCCTGTCACATGCAGACTCAGCTGGCGGTTGCCCTGGCAACAGCTCAAGCAGTGGCTGCTCCCTGGCTTTGGGGGGCTGTTAGGGGAGCAGCCTCTTCCACTCAGCTAGAGAGGAAAAGGGGGCCTGTGACGCCCTGCCTCACGGCCAGCTGTAGGGCGACCGCTTTGGGAAGCGCGTGCTCAGGTGCCGAGCCCCCATCTTGCAGGGAGGTTCCCGGGGGCAGGCACTGACAGGTGTGGGGGGAGCCTGGGACACTGCCCCTGTGGGGGCTGAACTGcctgccctccctgtccccagctcTGGGGTCTGGCTCGATGAGACCCTCTGAGCCCAGTGTCCCCTGGGCCCCACAGGACCAGGGTTGGAGGATCAGAGAGCAGGATGAGGAGCTGTCTGAGAGCTGGTAGGGGTCACAGAGCAGGGATGGCAGCCCGAGATGGCCAGGGATGGGCCACCCAGAGACAGACCTGGTTTGCTCAAAAAGTCTATTTAGGACCCAGGAAGTGGCAGGCGTGCCCGGCCCCAGCTCTCCCAGCAGAGCATAAGAGTTCAAGAAAGGGTAGAGCCAGTAAACAGAGACTTGCACAAGCACAGGCACGGCCCCTGAGCAGTGGGcgtgcagggcaggggcaggtttCACCTGCTCTCCCACTGCTAAGTGCCCGTGAGGTTGGGGCAAGTAGAGTTGGGTCCGGTTGGGTCCCCATTTCCTATTTTGTCAAATGAAAATGGCAGGCTTGGGCTGACATGCCTGGCCTGGGGGGCCTTCAAGAGTGGACAATGAGGGGGCCCAGACAGTGGGAAGGCCCCCAGGTGGACCAAGGGGAGCATGCTGTGTCTTGCACACAGAGGCCAACAGGCCTGGGGCCGGGAGCCTAAGGGGTGGCACGGAGTGGCAGACGTGGCCCAGGAAGGGGTCTTCACTTTGCCCTGATGGTTTTCTATGGGAGAACAGGAGACCACCCTGGGGGTCCAGGGCCAGAGGTTGTTGCCTGACCCAGGGGAGAGGTGGGcacctgggctgggctgtggggtGGAAGAGGCAGGCTCGAGGGTCCTTGCTGGCTTAGCTGTCATCCTGCCCTTCCCACTGGGGTCTGCAGGGGACTCTGAGAGCCCTGGAGGAGGTGTGCGGGTGTAACAGTGAAGGCTGTTGGGCTGGGGGGACTGGAGTTGGCAATGAGAGCTGCTCACCCCGCAGGGGCatcccagggcccagagcagggCCTACTCCTCTTCTGCAAAGTGTAGGTTGTGGGGCCACAGCACCTGCTCGCTCTCCTGTCCGGCTCCATTGCCCATGTTGCCAGGGCAACCAAGCCACCATGCAGCATCTTGCCTGGAGCAGCCCAGATGTCACACTGGGATGGAGAGGGATCCTCTGTGTCAAGCGAGGAATGTGGCCTGGGCCTGGCAGCCCCCTGCCTACATGTCCCCTGAAGCCAGCTCAGTCCTAGTCATTCTGGTCTGGGTGGCCAGAGCCTGTGGGGCAGGGGGGACAGGGCTCAGACTGAGCAAGtctgcagccctgggaggggctggagccCACGGCCCCAGCAGTGGGCACTTCTGAGCAACAGGGACACCTCAGTCATTGCTCCGTGTGGCATCTGATGTGATCATTGGGAACAGCATGGCAACGCTGGTGAACGAACAGGCGGCCTGACCGGAGGCCGTGGCCGTGCTCTCTGCCCACAGGCTGCCCACCATGTCCACCTTGCTGGAGATCAAGAGCAGTGTGCTCAGGCAGGTGCAGGTGTGCCCGTCTTTCCGTCGGAGGACCGAGGAGGAGACGGCGAGCAGCAGCGCCGCGGCCCAGGAGCCTGTGGCCGGGGCCTGGTGGGTGCCCGGTGGCCCGCTTCCCGCAGTGCTGGTCCCCTGCACCTGCCCTCCCTTCCTTCGCTGACCTCACACACCAGCTGCCCAGCACGGCCCCTGGGGGGAGCCCAGGAGCCTCTGAACCCAAGGTCATGGGAGTCCCTGTGGGCGTCACAGTGTGCCCCCAGACATTCAGAGACCCAGGGATCCGTTTGAGTCACGTGGGCCTGCACGTACTGTAAGCTGTAGTTCCGGGGAGGGTCCGCTGACTCTGAGCCTGGCCTTTCTTGGCAGGAAACCTGGAGATGGAGTGGAGTTCTTCGCCCAGATGCGCCTCATCCTGAAGAAGGGGGAAAGCAGACAGGGCCTGCCGTGCCCCGAGGTGCGGACGGCACACACGTGGCTGCCCAGCATGGCCGCCAGGCCAGGccgcccctcctgcccctctgccccccactccctccctccctccctggagcaCTCCCCGCCCCGCTTGCCCCAGGAGCCACAGAGGCCCTCACCTGGTGCCCCTCACAGGTCCTCCTGCGCAGCAGCTCACCAGCCCCCGCAGAGCCTGTGGACCCCAGTCGTGGCCTGAGAGCCCTGACCCAAGAGGAGGTAAGGTGGATGAGGGCCTGGCCCCAGGAGGGGCTGTAAACACCTCTATGTGCCAGACCCAGGGTCTGGGGTGGGCCGGCCAGGCCTCTCCATGGAAGTGAGCAGAGGTCAGGGGTGAGAAGGGACCCCCATGGAGGGCCTGGTAGGTGCAAAGGCACAGGGGCAGGGATTGGGCTCTGCCAGTGGGAGGAGCTGCTGGGGACTAGGGGCCTGGGCACATAGGGTGGATCCGAGGAGCCCTGAGGTCCCCTGTGGCCAGGACTcagggcctggggctgagggGAGACAGGGACGGGGTGGCCAGGACTCAGGGcatgctcccctccccacctgcaggTGGAGATGCTGTACGAGGAAGCCTTGTACACGGTCCTTTACCGTGCAGGGACCATGGGCCCCGACCAGGTGGATGACCAGGAGGCCCTACTGAGCTACCTTCAGCAGGTGAGTCCCATTGGTCTCGCCCACCCTGTTGGCCTAGCCCCTCCCATCTCTGGGGAGGATTGAGACTTTTCCCCACCTGCTTAAGTTACTATCACCTGAACAACACACACAGATTTGCCCCCAtgtacaccacacacacatacacacgttcACAGGCAGACATAAATAGGCTGACAGGTATGCCCGGAAGGATGGAGTGatggacagacacacagacacattcaAACAGAAGAACACAAAGACAGACAGATGAACACAGAGACAGATACAAAAAACACAGGAAAGGACAGGTAGACAGatgtaggacacacacagaaggatGGACAGACAAACACAGAGAAAGGTAGAAAAGACAAACCAACAGATGGACAGACACATTTCTTCCTCACCTGTGTGCTCCCCCGACCCTGTGAAGCCCCCAGGATGACAGTCAGCCCCACTGCAGGGGTACCTGGGCCCTCACACCTGCCTGCCCTGCGCAGGTGTTTGGCACCAGCCCTGAGGAGCATGCCGAGGCCGTGGAGCGCGTGAAGAATGCCAAGGTGAGGCTGCCGCTCGCCTGGGTAGACACTGACCCGCGCAGTGCTCGTGTGCAGGGGCCCGTGGTGGAGGGGGTACAGGGCCAGGCTGTGTCAGGTCCACGCTGAGTCCCAAGAGGCCCTCATCACCCCCCACCTGCAGGCTCCCACGTATGCCCTGAAAGTCTCCGTCATGCGTGCCAAGAATCTGCTGGCCAAAGACCCCAACGGTGAGTGGCGGCCAGCCAGGACCTTGGCTGGCACAGGTCTGGGGGCCATGGGGGGGCCTCAGGTCAGGGGTCGGGGCTGAGGCACCCGCCATGTCCCAGGTTTCAGTGACCCGTACTGCATGCTGGGCATCCTGCCAGCCTCGGGCACCCTGCGGGAGCCGGGCCCACACAGGGAACAGCGCTTCAGCTTCCGCAAGAGCAGCAAGCGTGGTGGCCCACTGCCAGCCAAGTGCATCCAGGTCACCGAGGTCAAGAGCAGCACCCTGAACCCTGTGTGGAAGGAGCACTTCCTCTTGTAAGGCCCCTCGTCCAGCTGGGCGGCAGGGTGGTCGGGCAGGGCCTGCTGTAGTGCCAGGCTGGTCCTGGGGTTGCATGCAGCAGCTGTGCCTATACGTGGTCTCAGTGCCTGCCCCAGGGAACCGAGGGGCTGTTCCTGAGACTCAGAAAttgtccctgccccagccctgggcagaAGGGCACCCAGACCCTCAAGGGCATCTTTCTGTTCTCCTTATAGTGAGATCGAAGACGTAAGCACGGACCAGCTACACCTGGACATCTGGTATAGGCCCCTGTACCCTGCAGGGCAAGGGGTGTGAGCACCTCTGGTCtggggggagcaggagggggcaGTCAGGGTGAGGCTGGGCTCCAGACAAGCCAGGTCCCTCACCTCGCCACACCCTCAGGGACCATGACGACGACGTGTCCCTGGTGGAAGCGTGCAGGAAGCTGAATGAAGTCATCGGTCTGAAGGGCATGAGCAGGTATGGCAGGTGGGACCCTCGTGCCCCTGACACTCACAGCTCAGCCACGGGGGCCAGCAGGTGGTGGCTCCTCAGGAACCACAGGTGTGACATCCACCTTGCTGGCCCCAGGTATTTCAAACAGATTGTCAAGTCTGCCCGCGCAAATGGGACAGCAGGGCCCACAGAGGACCACACCGATGACTTTCTGGGGTGCCTCAACATACCCATCCGCGTGAGTGGGCATGGGGGCTTCACTCACAGAACACCTGCTCATGGGTGCCCTGCTTTTCTACCATACTGCTGCTGGCTATGTTCTGTGATTCCAAGAGTCTCCCATCCTTcttgggctgggggcggggcaccATGCTGAGGAAGTCGGGGAGGGACAGCCTCCAGGGACTTCTTGTGTCTAGGCACCCCTGAGCACTCACTATGCTGGTCACCCGTGTTCAGTGGGAAGCCGCGGCCTGTTTTCTCCCCACGGTCCCGCAGACAGTCTGTgcgggaggaagagggaggcagaatcGCCAATCTGAATCCCCTTTCCCCAGGAGGTGCCCGTGGCTGGCGAGGACCGCTGGTTCAAGCTGGAACCGCGCTCTAGCGCCTCCCGCGTGCAGGGAGACTGCCAGCTGGTCCTCAAGCTGATCACCACACAGGTGGGGAGCCAAGGGGGACCCCCGCCCTACAGCCCTGCGCCCCAGCCCATGGGCTTGGGCAGGGCTGGTGACCGGCGGGCCCTGCGTTCCAGAGGGACACGAGCATGAGCCAGCGCGGGCGCTCGGGCTTCCTGTCCTACCTGCTGCTGCTCAGCCGTCTGCTGCAGTTCGAGCACCGAGCCGAGGAGGTAGCGCCGCTCTCGGGCTCCCGGGGCAGCCAGGCGCGGCGTGGGGAGGGCGAGCGGGGGAGGCCGGGGGCCTGGGGGCCGAGAGGGGATGGGGGTCTCCCGCCTCCACCCACGCCCGGCCCGTCCCCCAGCCCAACTCCAGCAGCTGGCGCGGTGAGCTCAGTGGGCCTGCGGCCACCGTGCTCTGCCTGCACGGCGCGCAGAGCAACCTGTCGGCGCTGCAGCTGGCTGTGTTGTGAGTGGGCGGGGCCGtgccgcgagggggcggggctccGGCGGGGCTGAAGGGCgacgggaggggcggggcctcggcGGGCGAAACTGCACTGCGTGGGCGTGGCCGTGCCATGAGGGGCGGggcgctgggggcggggcccggaAAGGGACTGTGCTGTGAGTTGGACGCGCGCAGGTTTCCTCCTGGGCCGGGCCCCAAAGGCGCTgtcctggccctgggctggggcctcGTAGGCACTGGCAGGTCAGCAGTCGCCACCATCAGACCCGCACCCTGGACTATGGCTACCTGCTGGGGCTGCTGGAGGACATGCAGGCGCACTGGGAGGAGGCGGCCTCGCTGCCCCAGGAGCAGGTGGGCTCCGCTGAAAATGCTGTTCCTGGAGGGTGTGCTGTGGGACTGCTCGGACGGGGGCAGGCAGGAACGGCCAGAGCCCTGCCCTGGTGGGGGTCCACAACCTGTAAGTGCGGCAGGGGGTTAAAAACAAACGGACAAACTGCGGGACCGAGGAGAGAGCAAGTGCTGTGCGGTCCCACGACCGGGGTGTGCGGTACCAAAACGGAGTCCCGCAGGAGGGAGGCTGGCCCGCTTCAGCCCCGCGAGCAACAGAGGGGGTGGGCCAGCTCTCAGGAGGCACAGCTGgtgatgcaaaggccctgagggcaTCTGTGCCTCCAGGGGGGAGCtgtggaggcaggggctggagaggTCACCAGGGCAAGGCCAGTGGGTTTGGAGGCCGTGGTAGGGAGGGTGCTTCTCAGAGCAGAGCCTTGCAGACTGGCTGGTTCTGCCCTGGAGTGGGCACTCAGGAGTCAGTTCTGAAGGGCCCTGTCCCCCAGGAGGAGGGACTGGCAGACAGCTTCTCTGCCTTCTCTGAGTTTGGGCTTCAGCTGCTGCGCCAGCTCCGAGACTACTTCCCTGCCACGAACAGCACAGCTGTCTACCGCCTGGAGCTGCTGTTGAAGTGGGTACAGCTGCTGGCacgaggggtgggggtgggggtaggcgACCGGACGGGGCAGCCCCCAGTCAGTGGCTGACCCGTTGCCCAGGTGTCTTGGCAAGCTGCAGCTCTTCCAGCCTTCCTTTGAGATCTGCCCCTTCGAGACAGAGCTAAACATGGACATTGCTGCTGCCCTGAAGGTGCGTCCGGTAGTTCGATCTGAGCTAACTGCCCTGGCCCTGCCCGTGCCCCTGCCCCCGGCCTTGTCCTGCTGTACCACACACATTTTGTtgcccttcttccctcccacccaccatACTGCCTCGGTGGCTTCCCTTGCAGAGAGGCAACCGCGAATGGTTCGATAAGCTCCTGAACGCTCAGAGTCCCCGTGAGCAGGTGTGGctcagggaaggggagggtggcagCAGGTGGGTGCAGGCCAGAAGGTCATTGTGCTGGGCTTCCTTGCAGCTGGGGCCACAGCGTCTTGTGGGGCTGGTCAAGCTGGCTGACACCATCTATGAGGACCTGCAGTCCTGCTACGGCATCTACGCCAGTCTCTTCCACAGGTGGGCTCAGCGCTCTCCCTGCTGCCCCTGCACCCTGCCCCTCAAGTGCTGCCCCCAGGCTGGGGTGTGGGGTGAGCAGGAGTCTGAGGTTTGTCCTTTGCAGCATCATCAAGATCGACTTCTTCACCCTCACCTTTCGGCAGCTGGAGCGTCTGgtgaggagggggtgtggggagagcCCCCTGGCTGGGAAGGGGCCTGGGTTTCCTGTTGCTGGCAGCCTGACTCCACTCTCCTGGGCAGGTGGCTGAAGAGGCGTGGGTGCTGACAGAGGAGCTGAGTCCCAAGATGACCCTCGAGGTAGCCTCAGGGCTCTTTGAGCTCTACTTGACCCTGGCAGATATCCAGCACTTCTGGAGCAGCATACCAGGCCGGTGggtgccctgcccccacctgtcCTCCAGCCTTCTCTAGGAGGGCTCTGCAGGAGGCTCTCCCCAGGGCCTCCTTAGGCTGGGAACCTGGGACATGCTGGCTCAAGCTGTCTGAATCGGGGCGAGCTCTGACTGGCCTCCCACTGCAGGGACAGCCGCTCCCTCGCCCTGGCTGGCATCCACGCCCCGTTCCTGCCCGCTGTGAAGCTTTGGCTGCAGGTGCTGCGGGACCAAGCCAAGTGGAGGCTTCAGGGAGCCGTGGATGTGGACACAGTGAGTGAGCACCCAGGCCTGAGGGTGCTGGACTCATCCGGGGCACCCCCACAACCCAGGCCTTCTCCTGCTTCCTAGCTGGACCCCACGGATGCCTCCTCCAAGCACAGCAGTTCCGCAGC
The genomic region above belongs to Hippopotamus amphibius kiboko isolate mHipAmp2 chromosome 9, mHipAmp2.hap2, whole genome shotgun sequence and contains:
- the BAIAP3 gene encoding BAI1-associated protein 3 isoform X3, with the protein product MSTLLEIKSSVLRQVQVCPSFRRRTEEETASSSAAAQEPVAGAWKPGDGVEFFAQMRLILKKGESRQGLPCPEVLLRSSSPAPAEPVDPSRGLRALTQEEVEMLYEEALYTVLYRAGTMGPDQVDDQEALLSYLQQVFGTSPEEHAEAVERVKNAKAPTYALKVSVMRAKNLLAKDPNGFSDPYCMLGILPASGTLREPGPHREQRFSFRKSSKRGGPLPAKCIQVTEVKSSTLNPVWKEHFLFEIEDVSTDQLHLDIWDHDDDVSLVEACRKLNEVIGLKGMSRYFKQIVKSARANGTAGPTEDHTDDFLGCLNIPIREVPVAGEDRWFKLEPRSSASRVQGDCQLVLKLITTQRDTSMSQRGRSGFLSYLLLLSRLLQFEHRAEEPNSSSWRGELSGPAATVLCLHGAQSNLSALQLAVLHWQVSSRHHQTRTLDYGYLLGLLEDMQAHWEEAASLPQEQRGNREWFDKLLNAQSPREQLGPQRLVGLVKLADTIYEDLQSCYGIYASLFHSIIKIDFFTLTFRQLERLVAEEAWVLTEELSPKMTLEVASGLFELYLTLADIQHFWSSIPGRDSRSLALAGIHAPFLPAVKLWLQVLRDQAKWRLQGAVDVDTLDPTDASSKHSSSAATASLCFSHIQELWARLAWPDPAQAQGLGIQLSQDLCEAALFYTELLRKKVDTQPGAAGEAVSEPLCIVLNNVELLRKAAGQALRGLAWPEGAAGLEGVLPRPLLSCTQALDEDLQREARTVTAHLTSKMVGDIRKYVQHISLSPDSIQNDEAVAPLLKYLDEKLALLNTSLVKENLSRVLEALWELLLQAILQALGANRDVSADFYGRFHFTLEALVSFFHAEGQGLPLESLRDGSYKRLEEELRLHQCSTRECIEQYYLDKLKQRSLEHNRFGRLSVRCHYEAAEQRLAVEVLHAADLLPLDANGLSDPFVIVELGPPHVFPLVRSQRTQVKNRTLHPVYDELFYFSVPAEACRRRGACVLFTVMDHDWLSTNDFAGEAALALGSIGGVTRPQVGGSARAGQPVTLHLRRPRAQVRSALRMLEGRTNKEAQEFVKRLKELEKYMEADP
- the BAIAP3 gene encoding BAI1-associated protein 3 isoform X4 translates to MSTLLEIKSSVLRQVQVCPSFRRRTEEETASSSAAAQEPVAGAWKPGDGVEFFAQMRLILKKGESRQGLPCPEVLLRSSSPAPAEPVDPSRGLRALTQEEVEMLYEEALYTVLYRAGTMGPDQVDDQEALLSYLQQVFGTSPEEHAEAVERVKNAKAPTYALKVSVMRAKNLLAKDPNGFSDPYCMLGILPASGTLREPGPHREQRFSFRKSSKRGGPLPAKCIQVTEVKSSTLNPVWKEHFLFEIEDVSTDQLHLDIWDHDDDVSLVEACRKLNEVIGLKGMSRYFKQIVKSARANGTAGPTEDHTDDFLGCLNIPIREVPVAGEDRWFKLEPRSSASRVQGDCQLVLKLITTQRDTSMSQRGRSGFLSYLLLLSRLLQFEHRAEEPNSSSWRGELSGPAATVLCLHGAQSNLSALQLAVLHWQVSSRHHQTRTLDYGYLLGLLEDMQAHWEEAASLPQEQLGPQRLVGLVKLADTIYEDLQSCYGIYASLFHSIIKIDFFTLTFRQLERLVAEEAWVLTEELSPKMTLEVASGLFELYLTLADIQHFWSSIPGRDSRSLALAGIHAPFLPAVKLWLQVLRDQAKWRLQGAVDVDTLDPTDASSKHSSSAATASLCFSHIQELWARLAWPDPAQAQGLGIQLSQDLCEAALFYTELLRKKVDTQPGAAGEAVSEPLCIVLNNVELLRKAAGQALRGLAWPEGAAGLEGVLPRPLLSCTQALDEDLQREARTVTAHLTSKMVGDIRKYVQHISLSPDSIQNDEAVAPLLKYLDEKLALLNTSLVKENLSRVLEALWELLLQAILQALGANRDVSADFYGRFHFTLEALVSFFHAEGQGLPLESLRDGSYKRLEEELRLHQCSTRECIEQYYLDKLKQRSLEHNRFGRLSVRCHYEAAEQRLAVEVLHAADLLPLDANGLSDPFVIVELGPPHVFPLVRSQRTQVKNRTLHPVYDELFYFSVPAEACRRRGACVLFTVMDHDWLSTNDFAGEAALALGSIGGVTRPQVGGSARAGQPVTLHLRRPRAQVRSALRMLEGRTNKEAQEFVKRLKELEKYMEADP